The following coding sequences lie in one Nitrospirota bacterium genomic window:
- a CDS encoding long-chain fatty acid--CoA ligase encodes MAEEMKARTIPALFRERVNKSGPRPAQHSKKDGKWDTRTWQEIRQIVDDLALGLIGLGAQPKDAVAIFSASRAEWVWADVAIMSAGGISIPIYPSSTPEQAAYIFNDSESVAVIAENAAQVEKIQALRDQLKTLKHIIVMEEKDKKGKGVLSLREVCEAGRKGDLREMEKRISAIKPDDLATIVYTSGTTGVPKGVMQSHDNHLSMARMLGTIGDFREGDSNLLFLPLAHSFARSEEYAGIHLGYETWYAENIDKVGENLMESHPTIFASVPRVYEKVYGKVLAGAAASPAKKKIFDWAVAVGTEVSRRIQKKEPIPLSLGLQKKLAHKLVFSKLHEKLGGRIRFCISGGAPLSREIAEFFHAAGILVIEGYGLTETCPAVTINRVEDFKFGTVGKPIPGVEIRIAEDGEILGRGPNIAKGYYKLAEETKQAFLDDGWFATGDIGEFDADGFLRITDRKKDLIKTAGGKYVAPQYVENLLKAKDPIISQAMVHGDRRPFCTALITLNPDEVKVFAKSNGLGESVQMGDAVKNDKLVARVQEAVNGVNSKLGSWEQVKKFKLVQEDFTQENNMLTPTLKVRRKEVTKKYQSVLDSMYT; translated from the coding sequence ATGGCTGAAGAGATGAAAGCGAGAACCATTCCCGCGCTTTTCCGCGAGCGGGTGAACAAGTCGGGTCCCAGGCCCGCCCAGCATTCGAAGAAGGACGGGAAGTGGGACACGCGTACATGGCAGGAGATCCGCCAAATTGTGGACGACCTGGCGTTGGGTTTGATCGGCCTGGGCGCGCAACCGAAAGACGCCGTGGCCATTTTCAGCGCGAGCCGCGCGGAGTGGGTATGGGCGGACGTGGCCATCATGAGCGCGGGCGGGATCAGTATCCCGATCTACCCTTCGAGCACGCCGGAGCAGGCCGCTTACATCTTCAACGATTCGGAATCCGTTGCCGTGATTGCGGAAAATGCCGCGCAGGTCGAGAAAATCCAGGCCCTGCGGGACCAGCTCAAGACGTTGAAGCACATCATCGTGATGGAAGAGAAGGACAAGAAGGGAAAAGGCGTGCTTTCTCTCCGCGAGGTGTGCGAGGCCGGGCGGAAGGGCGACTTGAGGGAGATGGAGAAGCGGATTTCCGCGATCAAGCCGGACGATCTGGCGACCATCGTCTACACGTCGGGGACGACCGGCGTGCCGAAGGGCGTCATGCAGAGCCACGACAATCACCTCAGCATGGCGCGGATGCTCGGGACCATCGGTGACTTCAGGGAGGGGGATTCCAATCTCCTCTTTCTGCCTCTGGCCCATTCCTTTGCGCGTTCGGAAGAGTACGCCGGGATCCATCTTGGCTATGAGACGTGGTATGCGGAAAACATCGACAAGGTCGGCGAGAATCTGATGGAGTCGCACCCGACCATCTTTGCGAGCGTGCCCCGGGTGTACGAGAAAGTGTACGGGAAAGTTCTTGCGGGCGCGGCGGCCTCTCCGGCGAAAAAGAAGATTTTCGACTGGGCCGTGGCCGTGGGCACGGAGGTGAGCCGGAGGATTCAGAAGAAGGAGCCGATTCCTTTGAGTCTGGGGCTCCAGAAGAAACTGGCACACAAGCTGGTGTTTTCGAAGCTGCATGAGAAACTGGGAGGGAGAATCCGGTTTTGCATTTCGGGTGGTGCTCCGCTTTCGCGTGAAATCGCGGAGTTCTTCCACGCCGCGGGGATTCTGGTGATCGAAGGCTACGGGCTGACGGAGACGTGTCCCGCGGTGACGATCAACCGCGTGGAAGATTTCAAGTTCGGCACCGTGGGGAAGCCGATTCCCGGGGTGGAAATCCGGATCGCGGAGGACGGGGAGATCCTGGGTCGGGGACCGAACATTGCGAAGGGCTATTACAAACTGGCGGAGGAGACGAAACAGGCGTTTCTCGACGACGGTTGGTTCGCCACCGGGGACATCGGGGAGTTCGATGCGGATGGATTCCTTCGAATCACCGATCGGAAGAAGGATCTCATCAAGACCGCGGGTGGAAAATACGTCGCACCGCAGTACGTGGAAAATCTGCTGAAGGCGAAGGATCCGATCATCAGTCAGGCGATGGTTCATGGCGACCGACGTCCATTCTGCACGGCGCTGATTACCTTGAATCCGGATGAAGTCAAGGTATTTGCGAAGTCGAACGGGTTGGGCGAATCGGTACAAATGGGGGACGCCGTCAAGAACGACAAGCTCGTCGCCCGGGTTCAGGAGGCGGTGAACGGGGTGAACTCCAAGCTGGGAAGCTGGGAGCAGGTGAAGAAGTTCAAGCTGGTTCAGGAGGACTTCACGCAGGAGAACAACATGCTGACGCCGACGCTGAAGGTCCGTCGGAAGGAAGTGACGAAGAAGTACCAGTCGGTGTTGGACTCGATGTACACATGA
- the larB gene encoding nickel pincer cofactor biosynthesis protein LarB gives MDREKLEALLRRVRGGKMSVEKAVHEFGAMPIRDLGFAQIDTHRAIRKGFPEVIWGAGKTAEQIVRLLRAYQEHRHDALVTRVDPKKAVAVRRRVAGVSYDKVARVLTLRLNHWRRMGRGVVAVVAAGTSDLPVAEEAAVTAHFMGNDVERHFDVGVAGVHRLLRRAPAIMKARVVIVVAGMEGALPSVVGGLVSAPVIAVPTSVGYGASFSGLTALLAMMTSCAPGIGVVNIDNGFGAGYLAAVINRM, from the coding sequence ATGGACAGGGAAAAGCTCGAGGCCCTCCTGCGGCGTGTTCGTGGCGGGAAGATGTCGGTGGAGAAGGCTGTCCATGAGTTTGGGGCGATGCCGATCCGGGATCTTGGGTTTGCGCAGATCGACACGCACCGGGCGATCCGGAAAGGATTCCCGGAGGTCATTTGGGGGGCGGGGAAGACGGCGGAGCAGATCGTCCGCCTGCTGCGAGCGTACCAGGAGCATCGGCACGACGCACTGGTGACCCGGGTGGATCCGAAGAAGGCGGTCGCCGTTCGACGCCGGGTGGCCGGCGTATCGTACGACAAGGTTGCGCGGGTCCTGACGTTGCGATTGAACCACTGGAGGAGAATGGGGAGAGGCGTCGTTGCCGTGGTAGCGGCGGGCACTTCGGATCTTCCGGTGGCCGAGGAGGCTGCGGTGACGGCTCATTTCATGGGAAACGACGTGGAGCGGCATTTCGACGTCGGCGTGGCGGGGGTGCACCGGCTGCTTCGGCGGGCGCCGGCGATTATGAAGGCGCGGGTCGTGATTGTGGTGGCGGGAATGGAGGGGGCTTTGCCCAGCGTTGTTGGGGGGCTGGTTTCTGCCCCGGTGATCGCGGTGCCGACGAGCGTGGGCTACGGCGCCAGTTTCAGCGGATTGACGGCCCTTCTGGCGATGATGACTTCCTGCGCCCCTGGAATCGGGGTGGTGAACATCGATAACGGATTCGGCGCCGGATACCTGGCGGCGGTGATTAACAGGATGTAG
- the rlmN gene encoding 23S rRNA (adenine(2503)-C(2))-methyltransferase RlmN: MHNILDLGMEELTAALASLGQPAYRARQVWQWIYARGARRFEEMSNLPASFRESLDAAYRIQRLKVREKRVASDGTVKWLLELTDGEAIESVCIPEEDRSPASLLPAGGERSPDREPRRTLCLSSQVGCAFGCVFCRTGLMGLKRSLTAGEIVAQVFTAVEDKAAAKTGFEGLNLVFMGMGEPTDNWDAVRRAILNLVHKEGVGLSPRRITVSTVGVVPALEWLSDVKVNVALSINAVRDDLRSRLMPVDKKYPLAELLTAARRFREQSRARLTFEYVLLRGINDSDQDARALGEIAGQVRARVNIIPFNSSPDLPFERPTDDELARFSYGVTQGGVRALVRKSRGRDILAACGQLAVMAESGHGTMESSGQQESLKIGG; encoded by the coding sequence ATGCACAACATCCTGGATCTCGGTATGGAGGAACTGACGGCCGCGCTGGCCTCCCTGGGGCAGCCCGCGTACCGTGCGCGGCAGGTCTGGCAATGGATCTATGCGCGTGGGGCCCGGCGATTCGAAGAGATGAGCAACCTCCCTGCCTCGTTTCGCGAGAGTTTGGACGCCGCGTACCGGATCCAGCGGCTCAAAGTGCGGGAGAAGCGCGTGGCATCCGATGGGACGGTGAAGTGGCTTTTGGAGTTGACCGATGGGGAGGCCATCGAGTCGGTCTGCATTCCCGAGGAGGATCGGAGCCCCGCTTCGCTTCTCCCCGCAGGCGGCGAGAGGAGTCCTGATCGAGAACCGCGCCGGACGTTGTGCCTTTCAAGCCAGGTGGGATGCGCGTTTGGCTGTGTGTTCTGCCGCACGGGGCTGATGGGGCTCAAACGAAGCCTGACGGCCGGAGAAATTGTGGCGCAGGTTTTCACTGCGGTTGAGGACAAGGCGGCGGCGAAGACGGGGTTCGAGGGACTCAACCTGGTGTTCATGGGGATGGGAGAGCCCACGGACAATTGGGATGCGGTGCGGCGCGCCATTCTGAATCTTGTTCATAAGGAGGGAGTCGGCCTTTCGCCCCGGAGGATCACCGTTTCAACCGTTGGAGTGGTTCCCGCGCTGGAGTGGCTGTCGGATGTGAAGGTGAACGTGGCGCTATCCATCAATGCCGTAAGGGATGATCTGAGGAGTCGGCTCATGCCGGTGGACAAGAAATATCCGCTGGCCGAACTCCTCACGGCCGCGAGGAGATTCCGGGAGCAGTCGCGCGCCAGGCTGACGTTCGAATACGTTCTGCTGCGGGGAATCAACGACAGCGATCAGGATGCGAGGGCCCTGGGGGAGATCGCCGGGCAGGTTCGGGCAAGGGTCAATATCATCCCGTTCAATTCGTCGCCGGATCTTCCTTTCGAGAGGCCGACGGACGACGAGTTGGCGCGTTTTTCCTACGGCGTAACTCAGGGAGGTGTGCGCGCGCTGGTGAGGAAGAGCCGGGGCCGGGATATCCTGGCGGCCTGCGGGCAGTTGGCCGTGATGGCGGAATCTGGTCATGGGACGATGGAGTCATCGGGTCAACAGGAAAGTCTCAAGATCGGCGGATGA
- a CDS encoding type 1 glutamine amidotransferase, with product MNPSSCRAAILVEDLYQDQEVWYPLFRLREAGAKVSVLGTGSKTTYASKHGYPIQVDGKVDDAKAGDFQCVIIPGGYAPDILRRYEGVLRFVRDADQREAAIGSICHGPWVLCSANVLKGRRATCFHAIKDDVVNAGATYSDEEVVVDRNLVTSRKPEDLPAFMREILKLLETRKS from the coding sequence ATGAACCCGAGCTCATGCCGCGCCGCCATCCTGGTCGAGGATCTCTACCAGGACCAGGAAGTCTGGTATCCGCTCTTCCGGCTCAGAGAGGCCGGCGCCAAAGTCAGCGTCCTCGGAACCGGCTCGAAGACCACCTACGCCAGCAAGCACGGCTACCCCATTCAGGTGGACGGCAAAGTGGATGACGCCAAGGCCGGCGATTTTCAATGCGTCATTATTCCCGGCGGGTACGCACCCGACATCCTCCGCCGCTACGAAGGGGTCCTCCGATTTGTTCGAGACGCGGATCAACGGGAAGCCGCCATCGGTTCCATCTGTCATGGACCCTGGGTCCTCTGCTCCGCGAACGTCCTCAAGGGACGCCGCGCGACGTGCTTCCACGCCATCAAGGACGACGTGGTGAACGCCGGCGCCACGTACTCCGATGAAGAAGTCGTTGTGGACCGCAATCTGGTCACGTCCCGAAAGCCCGAAGATCTTCCGGCCTTCATGAGAGAGATCCTCAAGCTCCTGGAAACGAGGAAATCATGA
- a CDS encoding transketolase gives MSAPSLSLSAVPTPPSSHRLSPQDLALLKKTAYELRKDVVTMVYRAKSGHPGGALGHLDVLWVLFAKFMRHDPRNPKWPDRDRFVLSNGHTCPGIYSVLAHFGYFPREDLWTFRKMGSHVQGHISSKHTPGVETDGGSLGMGLSQGKGIAMATRLDGRPSRVYVLMSDGEQQEGQTWEAAMGAAHYKVDNLCGIVDYNRIQIDGPLPQIKDVAPLAAKYKAFGWEVFDIDGHDYEQIYDALSRCGEVRGRPSVIISNNIPGKGVSYMENTYKWHHGSPTPEQYEQAMKELDAVIHSL, from the coding sequence ATGAGCGCGCCATCCCTTTCGCTGTCCGCCGTCCCCACGCCGCCCTCCTCTCATCGCCTGTCTCCACAGGATCTGGCCCTGCTGAAGAAAACCGCATACGAGCTCCGGAAGGATGTCGTCACCATGGTCTATCGCGCGAAGTCCGGCCATCCCGGCGGAGCGCTGGGGCATCTGGACGTGCTCTGGGTCCTCTTCGCCAAGTTTATGCGTCACGATCCGCGCAATCCCAAGTGGCCCGACCGTGACCGGTTTGTCCTCTCGAACGGCCACACCTGTCCCGGCATCTACTCGGTTCTCGCGCACTTCGGATACTTCCCACGCGAGGACCTCTGGACCTTTCGCAAAATGGGCAGTCATGTCCAGGGCCACATCTCCAGCAAGCACACGCCCGGCGTGGAGACCGACGGCGGATCCCTCGGCATGGGTCTCTCGCAGGGAAAGGGAATCGCCATGGCCACAAGGCTCGATGGACGGCCCTCCCGCGTCTACGTCCTCATGAGCGACGGGGAACAACAGGAGGGCCAGACGTGGGAAGCGGCCATGGGCGCCGCCCACTACAAAGTGGACAACCTGTGCGGGATCGTCGACTACAATCGCATTCAGATCGACGGCCCTCTTCCTCAGATCAAGGACGTCGCGCCCCTCGCCGCCAAGTACAAAGCCTTCGGATGGGAAGTGTTCGACATTGATGGGCACGACTACGAACAAATCTATGATGCCCTCTCCCGCTGCGGGGAGGTGCGCGGTCGCCCCTCCGTGATCATCTCCAACAACATCCCCGGTAAAGGAGTCTCCTACATGGAGAACACCTACAAGTGGCACCACGGCAGCCCCACGCCGGAGCAGTACGAACAGGCCATGAAGGAGCTCGATGCAGTTATCCATTCCCTCTAA
- a CDS encoding transketolase family protein: MQLSIPSKEQAFTRDAYGDALAEVGALYKDVVALDADLSSSTKTAIFGKKFPERFFNMGVSEADLMSTAAGMARSGKIPFASTFAIFGAGKAWEMIRQSIAYSSLPVRIVLTHAGVTVGEDGASHQMLEDLALMRALPNMTVIVPADAVETRKVIHAVVDLPGPAYVRLSRNKSPVFLPADYDFHIGKATVLREGRDVSLIACGQLVYPALEAAEILHSQGIQARVVNMSTLKPIDADTIATCARETRGIVTLEEHNVIGGLAEAVSRVLAARQPARLHPIAVQDRFGLSGTAEELLAFFGFTKEKIAEQTRAFVASLGA; the protein is encoded by the coding sequence ATGCAGTTATCCATTCCCTCTAAGGAACAGGCCTTCACACGCGATGCCTACGGCGACGCCCTCGCCGAAGTCGGCGCCCTTTACAAAGACGTCGTCGCTCTGGATGCGGATCTCTCCTCCTCCACCAAAACCGCCATCTTTGGAAAGAAGTTTCCCGAGCGGTTCTTCAACATGGGCGTCTCCGAAGCCGATCTCATGTCCACGGCGGCCGGCATGGCCCGATCCGGGAAGATCCCTTTCGCCAGCACGTTCGCCATCTTCGGCGCCGGCAAGGCGTGGGAAATGATCCGCCAGTCCATCGCCTATTCCTCGCTGCCCGTACGGATCGTCCTGACCCACGCCGGGGTGACCGTCGGAGAAGACGGCGCCTCCCATCAAATGTTGGAGGATCTCGCCTTGATGCGCGCCCTCCCGAACATGACCGTGATCGTTCCAGCCGATGCCGTGGAAACCCGGAAGGTCATCCACGCCGTGGTCGATCTCCCCGGCCCGGCGTACGTCCGCCTCTCCCGCAACAAATCGCCCGTGTTCCTTCCCGCCGACTACGATTTCCACATCGGCAAAGCCACGGTCCTCCGGGAGGGCCGCGACGTCAGCCTCATCGCCTGCGGACAGCTCGTGTACCCCGCTCTGGAAGCCGCGGAAATCCTCCACTCGCAGGGTATCCAAGCACGTGTGGTCAATATGTCCACCCTCAAGCCCATCGATGCGGACACGATCGCAACCTGCGCCCGGGAAACGCGCGGAATCGTCACCTTGGAGGAGCACAACGTCATCGGCGGGCTCGCCGAAGCGGTATCGCGCGTGCTTGCCGCACGACAACCGGCCCGACTCCATCCCATTGCCGTGCAGGACCGATTCGGCCTCTCCGGCACGGCCGAGGAGCTTCTGGCCTTCTTCGGCTTCACGAAGGAAAAGATCGCCGAACAGACCCGCGCGTTCGTCGCCTCTTTGGGCGCCTGA
- the ftsE gene encoding cell division ATP-binding protein FtsE: MVQLHHVFAGYGKDSPALHDLTFKLEKGEFVFLTGPSGAGKTTLLRILYGDVRPAAGQVLVGGRNLGRIPPREIPYLRRTIGVVFQDFQLLPHRTVFDNVALPLEIRSFPQREIHRRVTGILKVVGLAHRMEAPAEKLSGGEQQRTAIARAIVGEPSLVLADEPTGNLDDALAAEIMELFERINFKGSSVIVATHNRWLLQEYPRRTLTLDKGRLEAES; encoded by the coding sequence ATGGTCCAACTCCACCACGTCTTCGCAGGATACGGAAAAGATTCTCCCGCCCTGCACGATCTCACCTTCAAGCTCGAAAAAGGGGAGTTTGTCTTTCTGACCGGACCGAGCGGCGCCGGGAAGACCACTCTCCTCCGGATCCTGTACGGCGATGTCCGACCCGCCGCGGGACAAGTCCTCGTGGGCGGCCGAAACCTGGGCCGGATTCCGCCTCGTGAAATTCCCTACCTCCGCCGCACGATCGGTGTGGTTTTCCAGGATTTCCAGTTGCTCCCGCATCGAACGGTCTTCGACAACGTGGCCCTCCCTCTCGAGATCCGAAGCTTCCCCCAAAGGGAAATCCATAGGCGCGTCACCGGAATCCTGAAGGTCGTGGGGCTCGCCCACCGTATGGAAGCTCCCGCGGAAAAACTCTCCGGAGGGGAACAGCAACGCACCGCCATCGCCCGAGCCATCGTCGGGGAGCCTTCACTTGTCCTCGCCGACGAGCCGACCGGCAATCTGGATGACGCGCTGGCCGCAGAAATCATGGAGCTCTTCGAGCGAATCAACTTCAAGGGCTCCAGCGTCATCGTGGCCACACACAACCGCTGGCTTCTTCAGGAATATCCCCGCCGGACGCTGACCCTGGACAAGGGCCGCCTCGAGGCCGAGAGCTGA
- a CDS encoding ABC transporter permease, whose translation MERLLYFLGRTWRQLRSATALNLLSLLTFAISMTILSVYALLFTNLSELTQVWNRRIQIHAYLKDGLKPDDAEAIRHTLLTLPGVREAAYISKDEAIREVRSNLGDSASFLEGIESNPFPASFQVSLEPRYRHPDRIREIVDRIRRMEGIEDVEYGESWVRKFSSILSILRVGGYLLGAALFIAVVFIVSNTIRLSFLSRMDEISVMKLVGATPTFIKIPFYLEGTLLGLVGGLLGLLFAYAFYVATSNRIDVSLFLLLGGETFSFFTPTGLSGILLLSSGLGLLGSALSLARALKY comes from the coding sequence ATGGAGCGACTCCTATACTTCCTCGGGCGGACGTGGAGGCAACTCCGCTCGGCTACGGCCCTCAACCTTCTCAGCCTCCTGACCTTCGCGATCAGCATGACGATCCTCTCCGTCTACGCCCTGCTCTTCACCAACTTGTCCGAACTCACCCAGGTGTGGAACCGCCGGATCCAGATCCACGCTTACCTCAAGGACGGCCTCAAACCCGACGACGCTGAAGCCATACGCCACACCCTCCTCACCCTCCCGGGCGTGCGGGAGGCCGCCTACATCTCCAAGGATGAGGCCATCCGGGAGGTCCGGTCAAACCTCGGCGATTCGGCCAGCTTCCTCGAAGGGATCGAATCGAATCCATTTCCGGCCTCCTTTCAAGTCTCCCTCGAGCCCCGCTACCGGCATCCCGATCGCATTCGAGAGATCGTCGACCGCATCCGGCGCATGGAGGGAATCGAGGACGTCGAGTACGGTGAGTCCTGGGTCCGCAAGTTTTCCTCGATCCTCTCCATTCTGCGCGTGGGGGGTTATCTCCTCGGAGCGGCCCTCTTCATTGCCGTCGTCTTCATCGTCTCCAATACCATTCGCTTGTCCTTCCTTTCAAGAATGGACGAGATATCGGTCATGAAGCTCGTCGGCGCCACACCGACCTTCATCAAGATCCCTTTCTACCTCGAAGGGACCCTCCTCGGACTTGTCGGCGGTCTTTTGGGCCTGCTTTTCGCCTACGCCTTCTACGTGGCGACCAGTAATCGCATCGATGTCTCCCTCTTTCTTCTCCTGGGCGGTGAAACCTTCAGCTTCTTCACTCCCACAGGGCTGTCGGGCATACTCCTTCTGTCTTCCGGGCTGGGACTTCTCGGCAGCGCGCTCTCCCTCGCCCGCGCCCTGAAGTACTAG
- a CDS encoding peptidoglycan DD-metalloendopeptidase family protein translates to MGLQPASSRNLLQTSFNAGLFMALLAVSTPLQAEPPSRTLSELQRVQNEMKEVQDVLGRINRDETRILKELEDIDRRVQTTRRDLTRLQGELRRRTREVAGLKKDRENLRKGLRRKEVELTLRLRAFYKFGRMSWIKMILNPSDLEVIPRQVKYMVSLAEYDSSRIRGYQKDLTVLRRKEARLEEAKQVVVVRLGELQQEQKKLDADRRKKVAIRSELSAQKELNQKLLSELEKAAQELQHMFDVFDAQPRRDTGCDLAQAKGRLTWPVHGSIVTGFGPRFDSSAGVTLHSNGIEIAAAAGTQVRAVCDGQVIFADWFRGYGQLVILSHGDHYYSVYGHASELLKQKGDLVVQGEPLAITGESGSASTTGVYFEVRHRNSAMDPLDWLTAP, encoded by the coding sequence ATGGGGCTTCAGCCCGCGTCCTCCAGGAATCTCTTGCAGACGTCATTCAACGCGGGACTATTCATGGCTCTCCTCGCCGTCTCAACGCCTCTCCAAGCCGAGCCGCCATCACGCACTCTTTCGGAACTGCAACGGGTCCAGAACGAAATGAAGGAGGTCCAGGACGTCCTCGGCCGAATCAATAGGGACGAAACGCGCATCCTCAAGGAACTGGAGGATATCGATCGGCGCGTCCAGACGACCCGCCGCGACCTTACACGCCTTCAGGGCGAATTGCGGCGCCGCACCCGCGAGGTGGCCGGGCTGAAGAAGGACCGGGAGAACCTTCGCAAAGGGCTCAGGCGAAAGGAAGTCGAGCTCACCCTCCGATTGCGGGCGTTCTACAAGTTTGGTAGGATGAGTTGGATCAAGATGATCCTCAATCCTTCCGATCTGGAGGTGATTCCTCGCCAAGTCAAATATATGGTTTCGCTCGCCGAGTACGACTCCAGCCGAATCCGGGGCTATCAGAAGGATCTGACCGTTCTCCGACGCAAGGAAGCCCGTCTGGAAGAGGCCAAGCAGGTGGTTGTCGTCCGCCTGGGCGAGCTTCAGCAGGAACAGAAGAAGCTCGACGCCGATCGGCGGAAGAAGGTTGCCATTCGCTCCGAACTCTCCGCCCAGAAGGAACTGAACCAGAAGCTGCTCAGTGAGTTGGAAAAGGCCGCACAAGAACTGCAACACATGTTCGATGTGTTCGACGCGCAGCCTCGTCGCGACACCGGATGCGACCTGGCCCAGGCCAAGGGCCGGCTCACCTGGCCCGTTCACGGCAGCATCGTCACCGGCTTCGGACCTCGATTCGATTCGTCCGCCGGTGTAACCCTTCATTCCAACGGCATCGAGATCGCCGCCGCCGCGGGCACCCAGGTTCGCGCCGTCTGCGACGGCCAGGTGATTTTCGCCGACTGGTTCCGCGGCTACGGACAACTCGTCATTCTTTCCCACGGAGACCACTACTACTCCGTCTATGGGCATGCCTCGGAACTCCTCAAGCAGAAAGGCGACCTGGTCGTGCAGGGCGAACCTCTGGCCATCACCGGAGAGAGCGGTAGCGCGTCCACGACGGGCGTCTACTTCGAAGTCCGCCACCGGAATTCCGCCATGGATCCGCTCGATTGGCTCACGGCGCCATGA
- a CDS encoding S41 family peptidase — protein sequence MTSRRALFTVFILAVGLTMALTPAWIGPSFLRAKEDDHYQKLKIFSEALDYVEKNYVEEVEFDKLVGGAIDGMLRSLDPHSSFMSKDMYQEMQIETSGQFGGLGMEITMRDGILTVVSPIEETPAFRAGIQAGDRILLIDNESTAQMSLMDALRKLRGPKGAKVSLSIIREGVDEPKAYTLTRDIIKIQSVKWADLNDGYGYLRVRSFQEGTSKEIEAALTKIEKSPTPLRGVILDLRNNPGGLLEEAVNVSDLFLEAGDIVTIKGRRVAKKTYTAKNDGKHPAFLMIVLVNKGSASASEIVASALRENNRALLLGAQTFGKGSVQTIVPLEDGSAIRVTTALYYTPKEHSLQNKGVIPDIQVDEKELYAKAAGADGKGQDQDVVRAYDPAHDPVVGRALELIKSWEIFSAALKKDS from the coding sequence TTGACCTCCCGTCGCGCCCTCTTCACGGTATTCATCCTTGCCGTGGGTCTCACCATGGCGCTCACTCCCGCGTGGATCGGTCCCTCCTTCCTCCGCGCGAAGGAAGACGACCACTACCAGAAACTCAAGATCTTCTCCGAAGCCCTCGACTATGTGGAGAAGAACTACGTCGAGGAAGTCGAGTTCGACAAACTCGTGGGCGGCGCCATCGACGGCATGCTCCGTTCCCTCGATCCCCACAGCTCCTTCATGAGCAAGGACATGTACCAGGAGATGCAGATTGAAACATCCGGCCAGTTCGGGGGACTCGGTATGGAAATCACCATGCGCGACGGCATCCTCACGGTCGTTTCACCCATCGAGGAAACACCCGCCTTCCGGGCCGGAATCCAGGCCGGCGATCGAATCCTGCTCATCGATAATGAGTCGACGGCCCAAATGAGCCTCATGGACGCGCTGAGAAAGTTGAGAGGGCCAAAAGGGGCAAAAGTCTCCCTCAGCATCATCCGAGAGGGCGTCGATGAGCCCAAGGCGTATACGCTCACCCGGGACATCATCAAAATCCAGAGCGTGAAATGGGCCGACCTCAACGACGGATACGGGTACCTCCGGGTTCGTTCTTTTCAGGAGGGCACGAGCAAGGAAATCGAGGCCGCACTGACCAAAATCGAGAAGAGTCCCACTCCACTGAGGGGCGTCATTCTCGATTTGCGCAACAATCCCGGCGGCCTGCTTGAGGAGGCGGTGAACGTCAGCGACCTGTTCCTTGAGGCCGGGGACATCGTGACGATCAAAGGGAGGCGCGTCGCCAAGAAGACGTACACGGCTAAGAACGACGGCAAGCATCCCGCCTTCCTCATGATCGTTCTCGTCAACAAGGGCTCCGCCAGCGCCTCGGAGATCGTGGCTTCCGCCCTGAGGGAGAACAACCGTGCCCTGCTTCTGGGGGCTCAGACCTTCGGGAAAGGCTCGGTACAGACCATCGTCCCCTTGGAAGACGGTTCCGCCATCCGCGTCACCACCGCCTTGTATTACACGCCCAAAGAACACTCGCTCCAGAACAAAGGGGTGATCCCGGACATTCAGGTGGACGAAAAGGAGCTGTATGCGAAGGCCGCCGGGGCCGATGGCAAGGGGCAGGATCAGGACGTCGTCCGCGCTTACGATCCCGCGCACGACCCGGTCGTGGGCAGGGCTCTGGAGCTCATCAAGAGCTGGGAGATCTTTTCAGCCGCTCTGAAGAAAGACAGTTGA